From a single Miscanthus floridulus cultivar M001 chromosome 8, ASM1932011v1, whole genome shotgun sequence genomic region:
- the LOC136472530 gene encoding photosystem II reaction center proteins PsbY, chloroplastic-like, translated as MATIATMALLKPAKIVARSAPSTSVAGSSVSLRLPAAQAKKQAAVAVSPSSTATPAAAAALAGAFFSALASSDAALAAQSVADVAASAADAGSDNRGQLLLFVVAPAIGWVLYNILQPALNQLNRMRSPAVVAGLGLGLGAAAAAGMATAPEASAAAAQDLAALAAAAPADDSRGLLLLIVVAPAIGWVLYNILQPALNQLNRMRSD; from the coding sequence ATGGCGACCATAGCTACGATGGCCTTGCTGAAGCCCGCCAAGATCGTGGCGCGGTCAGCGCCATCCACCAGCGTCGCCGGCAGCAGCGTCTCGCTGCGCCTCCCGGCGGCGCAGGCCAAGAAGCAGGCCGCGGTGGCCGTGTCACCGTCGTCGACGGCcacgccggcggcggccgcggcgctgGCGGGCGCCTTCTTCTCGGCGCTGGCGTCGTCGGACGCGGCGCTGGCGGCGCAGAGCGTGGCGGACgtggcggcgtcggcggcggacgCCGGGAGCGACAACCGCGGCCAGCTGCTGCTCTTCGTGGTGGCGCCCGCCATCGGGTGGGTGCTCTACAACATCCTGCAGCCGGCGCTGAACCAGCTGAACCGCATGCGCAGCCCGGCCGTGGTcgccggcctcggcctcggcctcggcgccGCCGCGGCGGCTGGTATGGCGACCGCccccgaggcctccgccgccgcggcgcaGGACCTGGCTGCGCTCGCCGCTGCGGCGCCCGCCGACGACAGCCGTGGCCTCCTGCTGCTCATCGTCGTGGCGCCCGCCATCGGCTGGGTGCTCTACAACATCCTCCAGCCGGCTCTCAACCAGCTCAACCGCATGCGGTCCGACTGA